One genomic window of Actinoalloteichus hoggarensis includes the following:
- a CDS encoding VOC family protein, whose product MTSRIEALSIDATDPKALADFWCRVLGWEVAEDVEGGVGIAPPGETESRIAIFPPAGTKTQKNRLHLDLRADGVSAEVELARLLDLGARRVDVGQGPDVTWTVLADPEGNEFCLLGTG is encoded by the coding sequence ATGACGAGTAGAATCGAGGCGCTCTCGATCGATGCGACCGATCCGAAGGCGCTGGCCGACTTCTGGTGTCGCGTCCTCGGCTGGGAGGTCGCGGAGGATGTCGAGGGAGGAGTGGGCATCGCGCCCCCCGGCGAGACCGAGTCGCGAATCGCCATCTTTCCGCCCGCGGGTACCAAGACCCAGAAGAACCGGTTGCACCTGGACCTGCGTGCTGACGGGGTCTCCGCCGAGGTCGAGCTCGCGCGCCTGCTGGACCTGGGAGCCCGACGGGTGGACGTGGGACAGGGTCCGGACGTCACCTGGACCGTGCTCGCCGACCCGGAGGGCAACGAGTTCTGCCTGCTGGGAACCGGCTGA
- the aztD gene encoding zinc metallochaperone AztD, with amino-acid sequence MANSPFLSRRGVAMSAAAVAALTLSACGTADSDTAASGAASESTAASAELPPATVTDPIAATYDGGIYVLDGQTLDLAEDIPLDGFNRLNPAGDDRHLLVSTSTGFRVLDAAAPALTELEFPAEKAGHVVRHDGKTVLFADGTGEVTIFDSNALGVELPETEQYTTPEAHHGVAVELSDGSLVTTIGNEDERPGMVVLDADGAEIARNEDCPGVHGEAAAQDEAVVIGCETGVLIYRDGAITKVDSPTEYGRIGNQAGSEISPITLGDYKQDAEAELERPTQVSLIDTEAATITLVDLDTSYTFRSLARGPAGEALVLGTDGRIHVIDPETAEVTETIPVIDSWEEPLEWQEPRPAIFVRDDVAYVSDPSGNEIHAVDLATGTTTATASLDAAPNELSGVSG; translated from the coding sequence ATGGCGAACTCGCCATTCCTGTCCCGTCGGGGCGTCGCGATGTCGGCCGCCGCCGTCGCCGCCCTCACGCTGAGCGCCTGCGGCACCGCCGACTCGGACACGGCCGCTTCGGGCGCCGCGTCCGAGTCGACCGCCGCGTCGGCCGAGCTGCCGCCCGCCACGGTGACCGACCCGATCGCCGCCACCTACGACGGCGGGATCTACGTGCTCGACGGGCAGACGCTCGACCTCGCCGAGGACATCCCGCTCGACGGCTTCAACCGTCTCAATCCCGCGGGCGACGACCGGCATCTGCTCGTGTCGACCTCCACCGGCTTCCGCGTCCTGGACGCGGCGGCGCCCGCCCTGACCGAGCTGGAGTTCCCGGCGGAGAAGGCGGGACACGTCGTGCGACACGACGGGAAGACCGTCCTGTTCGCCGACGGCACCGGCGAAGTGACGATCTTCGACTCGAACGCGCTGGGCGTCGAGCTGCCGGAGACCGAGCAGTACACGACGCCGGAGGCACACCACGGCGTGGCCGTCGAACTGTCCGACGGGTCCCTCGTCACGACGATCGGCAACGAGGACGAGCGGCCGGGCATGGTGGTGCTCGACGCCGACGGCGCCGAGATCGCCCGCAACGAGGACTGCCCCGGTGTGCACGGCGAGGCGGCCGCGCAGGACGAGGCCGTGGTCATCGGCTGCGAGACCGGGGTGCTCATCTATCGGGACGGCGCCATCACCAAGGTCGACAGCCCCACCGAGTACGGGCGGATCGGCAACCAGGCGGGTTCGGAGATCTCGCCGATCACCCTGGGCGACTACAAGCAGGACGCCGAGGCCGAGCTGGAGCGGCCCACCCAGGTGTCCCTGATCGACACCGAGGCCGCGACGATCACGCTCGTCGACCTCGACACCAGCTACACCTTCCGCTCGCTGGCCAGGGGCCCGGCGGGTGAGGCACTGGTGCTGGGCACCGACGGTCGGATCCACGTGATCGACCCGGAGACCGCCGAGGTCACCGAGACCATCCCGGTCATCGACTCCTGGGAGGAGCCGTTGGAGTGGCAGGAGCCGCGGCCTGCGATCTTCGTCCGTGATGACGTCGCCTATGTCAGCGACCCGAGCGGCAACGAGATCCACGCCGTCGACCTGGCGACCGGGACGACGACCGCCACCGCGTCCCTGGACGCCGCGCCGAACGAGCTGAGCGGCGTGTCGGGCTGA
- the aztA gene encoding zinc ABC transporter ATP-binding protein AztA, which translates to MSEVTLRNVDASYGRHRILVDVTAHIPRSQVTAVVGANGAGKSSLLNVIAGTLASTAGTVRRAGSRRPAYVVQRSDVSDALPITVRGTVEMGRWAHRGPWRGLTARDHAIVEDCLTRLGIEDLADRQLSALSGGQRQRALVAQGLAQQTELLLLDEPGTGLDLAAQTRIEEALEDARRDGMTVLRVTHDLATARRADHCLLLHDGRLVAEGPPPTVLTPERVRSAWGVPDLV; encoded by the coding sequence GTGTCTGAGGTCACCCTCCGCAACGTCGACGCGAGCTACGGACGGCACCGCATCCTCGTCGATGTCACCGCCCACATCCCTCGATCACAGGTCACAGCCGTGGTCGGCGCCAACGGCGCCGGAAAGTCATCACTACTCAACGTGATAGCCGGCACGCTGGCGTCGACGGCCGGGACAGTGCGGCGAGCCGGATCACGTCGTCCCGCCTACGTGGTGCAGCGCAGTGACGTCTCCGACGCCCTGCCGATCACCGTGCGTGGCACGGTCGAGATGGGACGCTGGGCACACCGCGGCCCGTGGCGCGGGCTGACGGCGCGGGATCACGCGATCGTCGAGGACTGCCTGACCCGGCTGGGCATCGAAGACCTCGCCGATCGGCAGCTCAGCGCGCTCTCCGGCGGCCAGCGGCAGCGCGCGCTCGTCGCGCAGGGCCTGGCCCAGCAGACCGAGCTGCTCCTCTTGGACGAACCGGGCACCGGACTCGATCTCGCGGCGCAGACTCGCATCGAGGAGGCGCTGGAGGACGCGCGTCGCGACGGGATGACGGTGCTGCGGGTCACCCACGACCTCGCCACCGCCCGGCGCGCCGACCACTGCCTGCTGCTGCACGACGGGCGCCTGGTCGCGGAGGGACCGCCTCCGACGGTGCTCACGCCGGAACGGGTGCGGTCGGCGTGGGGCGTGCCCGACCTGGTGTGA
- the aztB gene encoding zinc ABC transporter permease AztB: MDWLLLPFEVSFVQRALAAGILVSLICALVGTWVVLRGMAFLGDAMSHGMLPGVAISSLLGGNLLVGAALSAGVMALGVTALSRSRRLSQDTTIGLLFVGMLATGVIIVSHSQSFAVDLTAFLFGDVLGVRAGDLLGLGIALAITIVASWLGYRSFVALAFDRRKAHTLGLRPDLADGLLLALVTLAIVASFHVVGTLLVFGLLIAPAATATLWAGRIPMIMLGAALLGSASTAIGLLVSWHLATAAGASIAAVAVAFFFLSALVRGLVRLVRRDAPSSTVHHDEEIEYAS; encoded by the coding sequence GTGGACTGGTTACTGCTCCCGTTCGAGGTGTCCTTCGTGCAGCGTGCGCTGGCGGCGGGCATCCTCGTGTCGCTGATCTGCGCCCTGGTCGGCACCTGGGTGGTGCTGCGCGGCATGGCCTTCCTCGGCGACGCGATGTCCCACGGGATGCTGCCCGGCGTCGCGATCTCATCGCTGCTCGGCGGTAACCTGCTCGTCGGCGCCGCCCTCAGCGCGGGCGTCATGGCCCTCGGCGTCACGGCGCTCAGCAGATCTCGCAGGCTCTCCCAGGACACCACCATCGGGCTGCTGTTCGTGGGGATGCTCGCGACCGGCGTCATCATCGTCTCGCACTCGCAGTCCTTCGCGGTGGATCTCACCGCCTTCCTCTTCGGCGACGTCCTCGGCGTGCGCGCCGGCGATCTCCTGGGCCTCGGCATCGCACTGGCGATCACGATCGTCGCCTCGTGGCTGGGATACCGCTCCTTCGTCGCGCTCGCCTTCGACCGCCGCAAGGCGCACACCCTCGGCCTGCGTCCCGACCTCGCCGACGGGCTGCTGCTCGCCCTGGTGACGCTCGCGATCGTCGCGTCGTTCCACGTGGTCGGGACGCTGCTCGTCTTCGGCCTGCTCATCGCGCCCGCCGCGACCGCCACGCTCTGGGCCGGCCGCATCCCGATGATCATGCTCGGCGCCGCGCTGCTCGGCAGCGCCTCGACGGCGATCGGCCTGCTCGTCTCGTGGCATCTCGCGACCGCGGCGGGCGCGAGCATCGCCGCCGTCGCCGTCGCGTTCTTCTTCCTCTCGGCGCTCGTCCGCGGCCTTGTGCGCCTCGTGCGTCGGGACGCCCCATCGTCCACCGTCCACCACGACGAGGAGATCGAGTACGCATCGTGA
- the aztC gene encoding zinc ABC transporter substrate-binding protein AztC, translated as MTRIPVIRARRRGLRTALAAGAAAILLLASACAEPDGPQASIVVTTNILGDVTKNVVGDEVGVTVLMEPDADPHSFGISARQAAEIEGAGLIVYNGLGLEEGVLRNIAAAEEADVPTLAVGERVDPMDYTSDDSAGAPDPHFWTDPRRVADAVDLIAAEVIAHVDGVDEGAVRQNAERYRAEIDELDTEMSAAFERIPAENRRLVTNHHVFGYLADRFDFEVVGAVIPSGTTLASPSASDLQSLADTVRAAGVPAIFADSSQPDRLAQVLADQAGIDVAVVPLFSESLSAEGEGAATYLEMMRSNTDDITAGLLGEY; from the coding sequence ATGACGCGAATCCCCGTCATCCGCGCCCGGCGACGTGGCCTGCGCACGGCGCTCGCGGCCGGCGCCGCCGCGATCCTCCTGCTCGCCTCGGCGTGCGCGGAGCCGGACGGTCCGCAGGCGTCGATCGTGGTGACCACGAACATCCTCGGCGACGTCACCAAGAACGTCGTCGGCGACGAGGTCGGCGTGACGGTGCTGATGGAGCCGGACGCCGACCCGCACTCGTTCGGAATCTCCGCACGCCAGGCCGCCGAGATCGAAGGTGCCGGACTGATCGTCTACAACGGTCTCGGGCTGGAGGAGGGCGTCCTGCGCAACATCGCGGCCGCCGAGGAGGCGGACGTCCCGACGCTGGCCGTCGGCGAGCGGGTCGATCCGATGGACTACACCTCCGACGACTCGGCGGGCGCCCCCGATCCGCATTTCTGGACCGATCCGCGCCGTGTCGCCGACGCGGTCGACCTGATCGCCGCCGAGGTGATCGCCCACGTCGACGGCGTGGACGAGGGTGCCGTCCGGCAGAACGCCGAACGGTACCGCGCCGAGATCGACGAGCTCGACACCGAGATGAGCGCGGCCTTCGAGCGTATTCCGGCGGAGAACCGTCGACTGGTGACGAATCACCACGTGTTCGGCTATCTGGCCGACCGCTTCGACTTCGAGGTCGTCGGCGCGGTGATTCCCAGCGGAACGACGCTGGCCTCGCCGAGCGCCTCGGATCTGCAGTCGCTCGCCGACACCGTTCGCGCCGCCGGAGTTCCCGCGATCTTCGCGGACTCCTCCCAACCGGACCGGCTCGCCCAGGTTTTGGCTGATCAGGCCGGGATCGACGTCGCGGTCGTCCCGTTGTTCTCGGAGTCCCTCAGCGCTGAGGGCGAGGGCGCGGCCACCTACCTGGAGATGATGCGCAGCAATACCGACGACATCACCGCAGGCCTGCTCGGCGAGTACTGA